Proteins encoded in a region of the Malaciobacter mytili LMG 24559 genome:
- a CDS encoding NADP-dependent isocitrate dehydrogenase encodes MTQQKSQIIYTKVDEAPALATYSFLPIIKAFTKSSNIEMVSKDISLAGRIIANFPENLTDEQKIEDHLALLGELTQDPNANIIKLPNISASIPQLKAAIAELQSKGYNVPNYDESEEITARYAKILGSAVNPVLREGNSDRRAPGAVKNYAKNNPHRMGEWKKDSKTDVAHMNANDFYGSEVSTTLENEDNFKITFVDNAGNETVLKASLPLEKGEVVDATTMSAKALQEFYQASIDEAKEKDVLLSLHLKATMMKVSDPIMFGFAVKVFFKELIEKHGALFDELGINFNNGLGDLYANLDKVDAAKKAEIEADIAAIYEKQPRLAMVNSAKGITNLHVPSDVIIDASMPAMIKGGGKMWNANDKEEDTLAMIPDRCYATTYQAVIDDCKENGALDPRTMGSVPNVGLMAKKAEEYGSHDKTFQAKADGQIKVTNKAGEVVFSFDVENGDIFRMCQTKDEPIKDWVKLAVNRARLSNTPAIFWLDENRGHDAELIKKVKEYLKEYDLTGLDISIMSPLDATKKSLERMRKSLDTISVTGNVLRDYNTDLFPILELGTSAKMLSIVPLMNGGGLFETGAGGSAPKHVQQFVEESYLRWDSLGEFMALAASFEHLANTQNNEKARVLATTLDKATGTFLENDKSPARKLGSIDNRGSHFYLTLYWAEELAAQNDDAQLKAQFEPVAKALAQNEEKIVAELVAGHGKASDIGGYYLPDDEKASIALRPSATFNSIIDSI; translated from the coding sequence ATGACACAACAAAAATCACAGATAATCTATACAAAAGTTGATGAAGCGCCAGCATTGGCTACATATTCTTTTTTACCTATAATTAAAGCTTTTACAAAAAGCTCTAATATTGAAATGGTTTCAAAAGATATTTCATTAGCAGGTAGAATTATCGCAAATTTCCCTGAAAACTTAACAGATGAGCAAAAAATTGAAGACCATTTAGCTCTATTAGGGGAATTAACACAAGATCCAAATGCAAATATTATTAAATTACCAAATATTTCTGCATCAATTCCACAATTAAAAGCTGCAATTGCTGAGTTACAATCAAAAGGTTACAACGTACCAAATTATGACGAATCAGAAGAAATTACTGCAAGATATGCAAAAATCTTAGGTAGTGCAGTTAATCCAGTATTAAGAGAAGGAAACTCAGATAGAAGAGCTCCAGGAGCTGTTAAAAACTATGCAAAAAACAATCCTCATAGAATGGGTGAATGGAAAAAAGATTCAAAGACTGATGTAGCACATATGAATGCAAATGATTTTTATGGTTCTGAAGTTTCAACAACATTAGAAAATGAAGATAACTTTAAAATTACTTTTGTAGATAATGCAGGAAATGAAACTGTATTAAAAGCTTCTTTACCATTAGAAAAAGGTGAAGTAGTAGATGCAACAACTATGTCAGCTAAAGCTTTACAAGAGTTCTATCAAGCATCTATTGATGAAGCTAAAGAAAAAGATGTATTATTATCTTTACACTTAAAAGCTACAATGATGAAAGTTTCAGATCCAATTATGTTTGGATTTGCAGTAAAAGTATTTTTTAAAGAACTAATTGAAAAACACGGAGCATTATTTGATGAGTTAGGAATTAACTTTAATAATGGTTTAGGTGATTTATATGCTAACTTAGACAAAGTAGATGCTGCTAAAAAAGCTGAAATTGAAGCTGATATTGCTGCTATTTATGAAAAACAACCAAGATTAGCTATGGTAAACTCTGCAAAAGGAATTACTAACTTACATGTTCCTTCAGATGTAATTATTGATGCTTCTATGCCAGCTATGATTAAAGGTGGTGGTAAAATGTGGAATGCTAATGATAAAGAAGAAGATACATTAGCAATGATTCCAGATAGATGTTATGCAACAACTTACCAAGCAGTTATTGATGATTGTAAAGAAAATGGTGCATTAGATCCAAGAACTATGGGAAGCGTACCAAATGTTGGATTAATGGCTAAAAAAGCTGAAGAGTATGGAAGCCATGATAAAACTTTCCAAGCAAAAGCTGATGGACAAATTAAAGTTACTAATAAAGCTGGAGAAGTTGTATTTAGCTTTGATGTTGAAAATGGTGATATTTTCAGAATGTGCCAAACTAAAGATGAACCAATTAAAGATTGGGTTAAATTAGCAGTAAATAGAGCAAGATTATCAAATACTCCTGCAATTTTCTGGTTAGATGAAAATAGAGGTCATGATGCAGAACTTATTAAAAAAGTAAAAGAATACTTAAAAGAGTATGATTTAACAGGACTTGATATTTCTATTATGTCTCCACTTGATGCTACTAAAAAATCTTTAGAAAGAATGAGAAAAAGTTTAGATACTATTTCTGTAACAGGAAATGTATTAAGAGATTATAATACTGACTTATTTCCTATTTTAGAGCTTGGAACATCAGCAAAAATGTTATCAATCGTTCCATTAATGAATGGTGGAGGATTATTTGAAACTGGTGCAGGAGGTTCTGCTCCTAAACACGTACAACAATTTGTTGAAGAGTCTTATTTAAGATGGGATTCATTAGGTGAATTTATGGCTTTAGCTGCTTCTTTCGAACACTTAGCAAACACTCAAAATAATGAAAAAGCTAGAGTTTTAGCTACAACTTTAGATAAAGCTACTGGAACATTCTTAGAAAATGACAAATCACCAGCTAGAAAATTAGGTTCAATAGATAATAGAGGAAGTCACTTCTATTTAACTTTATATTGGGCAGAAGAATTAGCTGCACAAAATGATGATGCACAATTAAAAGCACAATTTGAGCCAGTTGCAAAAGCTTTAGCACAAAATGAAGAAAAAATAGTTGCTGAGTTAGTGGCTGGACATGGTAAAGCTTCTGATATTGGTGGATACTATTTACCAGATGATGAAAAAGCAAGTATTGCTTTAAGACCATCTGCTACATTTAACTCAATTATTGATTCTATATAA
- a CDS encoding heavy-metal-associated domain-containing protein: MKKTFEVHNVKCGGCANTLINSLKEEFGEIEVNLDVHPRQITLDIQETKEEDLKIKLRSLGYPLTSDELSGFEKATTTAKSFVSCAIGKFNVATNKK, encoded by the coding sequence ATGAAAAAGACTTTTGAAGTACATAATGTAAAATGTGGTGGTTGTGCAAATACTTTAATAAATTCATTAAAAGAAGAGTTTGGAGAAATTGAAGTTAATTTAGATGTTCATCCAAGACAAATTACTCTTGATATACAAGAGACAAAAGAAGAAGATCTTAAAATTAAACTTAGAAGTTTAGGTTATCCTTTAACAAGTGATGAATTAAGTGGTTTTGAAAAGGCTACAACAACAGCAAAAAGTTTTGTGTCTTGTGCTATAGGAAAATTTAACGTAGCAACAAATAAGAAATAA